In a single window of the Arachis hypogaea cultivar Tifrunner chromosome 6, arahy.Tifrunner.gnm2.J5K5, whole genome shotgun sequence genome:
- the LOC112696753 gene encoding uncharacterized protein: MSLPSKCLCCNVASSLTLSSLSPLPPPPAPAVCTSTYYHNPAPLIHKSPFQQVDHLTTRGKEKPWSRRRKRRLRLRPLSASVPAPPPLDLTEDNVRQVLVDARAELGQIFDTSVGITGTVELAELDGPFVKISLKGRFWHKRSDVVARVANYLKQRIPEILEVDIEDEKQLDDSPENF, translated from the exons ATGTCACTGCCTTCAAAGTGCCTCTGTTGCAATGTAGCCTCCTCACTCACACTCTCATCATtatctcctcttcctcctcctcctgcaCCTGCTGTATGCACCTCCACTTATTACCATAACCCTGCCCCACTTATCCACAAATCTCCATTTCAACAAGTGGACCACCTAACAACACGTGGCAAAGAAAAACCATGGagcaggaggaggaagaggaggttgaGGCTGAGACCTCTTTCAGCATCTGTCCCGGCTCCGCCGCCACTCGACCTCACAGAAGACAATGTGAGACAGGTGTTGGTTGATGCTCGCGCGGAGCTGGGACAGATCTTTGACACTTCAGTTGGCATCACTG GAACGGTTGAATTGGCAGAGTTAGATGGACCTTTCGTGAAGATCAGCCTCAAGGGTCGCTTTTGGCACAAGCGTTCCGATGTCGTAGCCAGAGTCGCTAATTATCTCAAACAGAGGATCCCT GAGATTTTGGAGGTTGATATAGAAGACGAGAAACAATTGGATGACAGTCCGGAGAACTTTTGA